The genomic stretch TCCCTCTACATTTCCTTCTAACAtcaattttctaaaattccaAGAGTAGTCTGTCTCACCTCTGTCCTCAGATTCTACTTTCTACATGTGGCAATGGCAATGTTTGTGCATTTTACACAGCTCCTTGGAGATCTTCTGCCCATCTTTTCTATTAGTTTGTTCATTCTGGGAGTGTGGAGGAAAGGGGCTGGGCCAAGCTGGCTTTCAGAGTGGGGAGAGTACTTCTTCCTCATGGTGAAattgcagggtgtgtgtgtgacagggtaaGCAGGGGGACAGGTGAAGAGATGGTCAATGGAGCCTTGGAACTGGTGAGATTGAAGGTCAGCAGCCTGAAGGCTTCAAGTTCTTCCTCTGCATCTAATGGGGATGACACTGGAATAATCAATTAGATCTCGGTTTCCACCTGTAAAATAAGAGTATGACACTGGGAGGATTCTATGGTCCCTTGCACATACGTCTCTCCAAATAGACTGTGAGCCCCTTGAATTAAGGCTGTGATTTCCATATCTTCATAGTCATGGTGACCAGTATAGGGTCTGACACATAATTGCATCAGCTGGGCATAAATTTGGCTGCTAGTAACAGAAACCACTAATAGTAGAATGTGTTGAGGCTGATTTTCTTCTATTAGAAGATTAGAGCTGTGCAGGTGTTGGTTAAGGTGTTCAGTGAGGTCTTTGAGGACCAAGGTTCTTTCCATCTTTCCCTTTTACCATCGTGGGCATGTTGGCCTTATGTTCTCATTCTTGTCATTGCATGGATCCAAAGTAGCTACCATGTTGCCAGACATCACACCCACATTTTAGGCAAAGGAAGGGGAAAAACACCAGCCATTTCTGccttttataaagaaagaaaaagcttttccCAAAGGCACATCAGGTTATGTCTCATGGACTATGTGCTGGGTCACATGACCAATGCCAGATGAAAGGGATTCTGGGAAAGCAAATGTCGAGCTTTTTGGCTTCTTGGGAAGGAGAGAGTAAGAATTGGGGCACATATGGCTGTTGAGCCCActgaatgtttgttaaataaatataattagaaaataagctGGAAAAGTCTCCTTTTTTCCCCCAAGTAGAGTGTACCATGACATTACTTTGAGGAAATAAGCATTAGATTGGATTTGCTTTTAAGTTATGACGctgctcttttattattattactattggcATCCCTGGGTGTGCCTGAGGCAGGCTATCTTGTTTCCCTATGGCAAACCAGAATTGGCCTAAGTTTTCTCACAGGCATGGGGCAGGGAGTAGAACTGGAGGGAGAGTCAGAGTTCATGAAGAACTCAGCGTGGAGGGATTTAACTCTGGTGTCTTCCTAAGGGAATATTTTACACACACTCACCTGCGGATCAGGAAAGGCATTTCTTCTGTATTCTGCTATTGGTTATTCTCTTCATGTGGCCTCATGTGTAATTAGTTGAAAAATTACTGGTTCTGACTGGTTTTCATAACCTTTTACTTCATACACATTGTTCCAACATTTAAAGAGGAGGGTTGACATGTTGACAGTGAAAGCAAAAGTGCCAGAATGGGGCATAGAACAGCATGCAATCTCCCCTCTTCACTGAGGAACAGCACTAATAATACAAATGAAGAGGTGCACATGAAGGGTGCCCATTCCTGGTACAGCAGAGGCACTTAATAACTGCTAGAcgtgattattttctttcctttatttgagacagggtcttgctctgtcacccaggtagagtgcagtggcacaatcatagcttacagCAACCTCAACCTGCTGAgcccaagctatcctcccacctcagcctcctgagtagtttggACCACaatcatgtgccaccacacccggttaattttttaaaatgttttgtagagatgggggtctcgtatggtgcctgggctggtctcacttcaagtaatcttcctgcttcagcctcccaaattgctgcgatttggtgtgagccactgtgtctggcccattattttattcctattcATAATAAGAATGATGCTTCTTTTCTTCCTGCCCACCCTGCCAGTGAGGATCCACTTTTTATCTTATCAGTGAGGATCCATCTGTTAACCAGACGTTTCTAGATAAAATTATAAGATTCAAGATTGTACTATGCAGTTCCCTGGTTTTTTAATTCCCCGGGGGGCTTCTGGGAGAACCCTGGGCAGGCAAAACATACTGTTAGTTTTTTCAGGCATGTTTGAAGTAATCTGGTTGGGTAAACAGTGATCACACAAAACCTGGCTTTCTAGGGAGGTTAACCTGAAACCTtaattgttttcaaaaattttctcctcaGGGTAACCACTCTATTTCCTGGTGGAATTTAAGTCTATCAGTTTTCTGAACACATGAAAAGGAGGCTATTTACAACTGGCATTCCTGTAGAAAATGTACAAAGTTCTCTAGCAGAGAGCTCTTCCACGTGGGTAGGAAGAGTGCTTTTCAATGCACTTCCTAAAACTGGTGCTTGACAATGCTCATTTGACTTTCCAGTGTAATAATTGTAATACATTAACAAATGTGAAAAGAATAAGAGGTCAATGGTTCAGTGTCTCACTTGCATGGCAGTCACGGATGTTACAGAGATCACTGTGAAATGTGAACTCCTCTGACTCCTCTGTTATTTGTTTCTAACTTTGTTTTCATCTTCTCATTAGGTTAGGTGGTAGTAAAGCATAATGATTAAGAATCCAAGCTTAGGAATCAAAGTCCTAGAGTTGAGTCTCGACGTTGCTGTTTTCTACCTCTCCAACCTGGGGCCCATTACCTTTTCTTACTGGACCTTATTTTCTTATAAACAAAGTTGCCAAATTAATATCCACCCCACAAAAAGTATTGCAAGCGTTAAATATGATACTATATGAGAAAGTGCTTCATAAAGTGTTCAGCTGCAACTTCAGAAAACTCAACCCAAACACCTTAAGCAAAATGAGAATGTATCGACTCGTATAATGAAAATAGAGCATCTGAACCCATGCCAGTGGGTTCAGATTTCACTctaccattttttttctagaggcagggtcttgctacattgcccaggctggagtgcagtggctattcgcAGAAGTGATCATAGCACACTATAGCCTTgaattgctgggctcaagcaaccttcctgccttagcctccctagtagctgggactacgcatGCACATACCACTGCACTGAGCTCTCACTCTGCTTTTACTCCACTGCCTTCTGCATGGGCCCTATCCTCAGAGAGCTTCTCCCTTAGTGGAGCATGACGGCTGCAATAACTCCAGTCCTTTTTCTCCAGTTTCAAGTCCAGTAAGAAAGAGAGGATGCATCTCTTTCAACAGCCCCAGTGAAAGTGGCATTGCATCTCATTGGCTCTGAAGGTGGATCATCCCTGAACCAGTGCAATAGTATGATTTATCGTACCTAAGCCACAAGCTACCTCTGGAGCAGGAGATGAAGTCAACACCACCTGCTGGACTGAAAGTATAGTGGTTTCTCAGAAAGGAAATTGGGATGCTGTTACCAAAGGAAGAGGGAATGTATGTTGCCatggtggggagggtgggggcgGTGGCGAGAAAAAGGCAGATTTCCTCTAGAATGCCATCAAAATGAAAGCAAATCTAGGCTTCAGCACCAGTCCTAGAATACCAGAATGGAGACGTGCTTTCTTGGaccttaaaagaaataaaattaggccAAGTGAAGAAAGTGCCATTTAAAATAGTAGCTATGAATGTATATAATTATGATTTcaagaactgaatgaaaatataaatgttttaaaaatgggatgAAAGATTCACAATAAGCAACTAGACTgttgcagggtgggggtggggtggtgggtggCATGGGGAACCCTGAAAACTCATTAGTCGAGGACAACTACGCCTACCAACAGAATGCAGAGGTGCAAGACTGAGCTACTGGTGCCTGAGTTCTCAGCGGGCCAGAAGGAAGGACGGTAGGGTGGAAGGGCTGGAGTCTCAGTTCTGGGAAGTTTCCCTCTTATCTCGCAGAATGCCTGTCCCTGGATAAAGATCATTAGTTTGAGTTTTTCCAAGATGATTCTAGGAAGCTCCTGCTGGTAACTAAGTCATCCAGCCTGGGGTCCAGAGATTTAGATTTTTTATAAGCTTTCCTGCCACCAAATCGGGTGTTTGGGACCTCATGAGGCCCTGTTCATTCTCCGTCGCTGCGCTCCCCACTCTGCACTGGATGCATTTACTGATGTTGCTGTCTCCGTCCCCAGAGTATGAACCCCCAAGGTGACTCATGCAGCTgtgggtgcctggcacacagcatggTGACTGGAATGGATGAGCacccaataaacatttgttgcagGAATGCAGGAGGATGGGCAGGCCAGCAAGCAGGCTGCCTGGTTTTTCCCACATGGGCTTTTCTGGGAAAGAAGAGCTTCTATTTTTGGAAAGGGCTGCTATGATTGAGAAAAGTTCATGGCAGCAAAGAAAGGACAGACATTGGGAGGGAAACACTCCTAGTTCTCCCAgacaacacattttttaaaaagactctttCATCTCTTTAATAATAACAGTAACGACAATGACAATGATGATTATTTATGAGTGCGGCTAGTGCCAGCCACTGTGTTGTCACTGGGCGAGTGATGATCTCATTGGATCTTCACAGTGGGCGTGCGGGGTGGACAGCCTcacacccccattttacagatgataaaaagGAGGTGCAGGGAGTGGCGCAGCTGCTCCAGGCGTACACAGATAGGAAGTGACAAGGCTGGGACTCTGCAGCCTGAGTGTGTCATCACGAACCACCCGCTGCTCTGCTCTCATAGGTGTGACAGCACAGCTCTGGAGCAAATGCCACGCACATTTGCAAGGTACCCATTTCCATGCAGCAAAAATAAGTCAATAAGTTATTGACTTAGAGAAAAGCAAAGGGCCTCTCAATAAAGAGGTCATTGTACACCTCTCCAAACAGGcgattttctttctcatttttattcccCTGCTGTGTGCTGAAGGTCACTGGCTACAAGCCGGTGAAGTCGCAGAATGGAATCCTTGGCCCGAAAACCCAGAaatgggaggggcaggggaggtggggacagagtgggaggaggtggggacaGAGCGGGAGGAGGTGGAGGCGAAGCAATTCTACAACCCGGGACGGTCTGGCCTGCTTTTCCTCCCTGAACCGGCCCAATGACTGGCTCCCTCACGCTGACCACTCCTCTGGGCTGACCTCCTGCACTCGCCCTCGCACTAACAGCCCAGGCTCCAAGGACAGCCTGCGTTCCTGGGCCGGCTGGGTGCAGCTCTCTTTTCAGGAGAGAAAGCTCTCTTGGAGGAGCTGGAAAGGTGGGTGCTAAGTTGAGGTTCATTTTGTTCTTCTTGGAGTGTGCTTATTGAGTCTGAAGCTGGGTTGGGGCAACAGGCCTCTTCTTGGGAACAAATTGGATCATCTTCTTGGGAAGGAAATGTACTTTCCCTGGCTGCTCTGAGGGGTTAGTGGGGAAGTGGAGTGAGGCGAGAGGAAGgcaaggaggggaggaagaaacGGTTTCTCCTGTGGATCTGCAAAGACCAGTCCAAGAGGATTTCAGTGTTAGGAAAAAGGAATCTGGAGTGATGAGAAAGGGGGCCTTTCTAGATGTTGCATGGCTTTGGTGTCGGGAGCCGCTTATGGGACAGCAGGTACTCTAAAAAGCCACCTCCTTAGGAAAGCAGCCCTGGCCAGCTCAGGCTCCCAGCAAGAGCTCCTTCTAGGAGAGAGCTGAGGGATGAAACACACCCAAGGCTCAAGAGGGGCGGGTTCTTAGATACAGGCCCAGGAAGGAGATAAAGGCTTGGTGCCTCCATTTGGTTCAGGATAAGAGCCCCCGTCCTCTTTCTCTGATAACACTGTCCTCCCTTCCAGATCTACGTGCAGAGGAGGCCCTTAAAAGGCACTTGGTCATTCACAGCTCATACTGAGCAGGAGGCTGTGGGAGAAGAATGAAGTTGGTCCCAAGGGGAAGAGGTGTCAAAGGCTTAAGAAACAAGAAGTCAGAGTTTACCTGGGCCTGAGGGAGAATTTTCCTtcccccttttcctcctcctcctcctcttcttcttctactctttttttttttttttttttttgagacatggtctcattctgtcacccattctgtcacccagcacccaggctggaatgtagtggcatgatcactatcatggctcactgcagcctccacctcccgggctcaagcgatcctcctacctcagcctcctgagtaactgggactacaggcacatgccaccacacccagctatttttcttttcttttttttggtagagatgggggtctctacCAGGTTGGTCTCATACTCCTGtactcaaatgattctcctgtctcagcctcccaaaggggtgggattacaggcataagccaccatgcccggctcttcTTTTGGTTTCAGAGAAAAACATCTCcctaaaatgtttatttcccAAGGATTCTTGAAAAAGAAAGCTCACTGACACACCCAAAACAATCTGGTTTTGCTCTCTGCTTTTAGGGAGAACTTTCTAAGCAGCAGAGCCCTTCTGAGTGGCAGGGCTGTCTTAGGAGGAAGGTGTCTTTGATTATGGGGAACTTCATGTCCAGGTCTGGCAGGAGAGTTACCCCACTTTCCTGCCTACTCCCTGGGGCTTTGGGGTAGCAGTACCACATTGGGCCATGTCATTTAGGTGAGTCCTTGAACATCGCTTTCTCTGCTTCTCCCTCTTTCTGGATACTTCTTCTTGGAGCCTCTCAAGGGGACCTCCTCTCACAGTGTCCATAGCATCTCTTAGCTAATGGTCCTTAAAATCTCTACCAGCAGCTTCTCTCTGATAGCTAAGAGCTGCCATTTACTGAGAACGTTCTATGTACTGGGCTCTGTGCTAAGTGCCCTAGATGAGAGATGTGCAGTGTGGTGCCTAAACCTTAGGCTTGGAGCAGACACATACTTTCAAATCCTGCCTTCAGCTCCTTAGTGAACATGTCACCTTGGGCAGGACACacgcctctctgtgcctcagtttgccGCACTTTAGAATGGGGATAACACTTACTGAATAATGTTCTTGTGAGGATGCAGTGAATTAACCCACGCACAGTACTTAGAATAGTGTCGGGCACCTGTGTTCAATAAGTTTTAGCAATTCTAATCATCTCTTTTAAGCCTCACAGCAAGCATCTAAGGTAAGTCTGTATTAGTAcccctatttgcagatgagaaaactgaggttcacagGGGATGAGGCAGTGTACAGTCTGCAGTCCAGCATTTACTCTGCTgcttagcaataaaaataataacagctaacccTTAGactaagtggcagagtcaggctTTAGATTCATGAGATGAGTTCTGGAATCCATCCCTTTAATCACCACACTAAATTGCCTTTCTGAAATGGTTATATAAAGCATATCTACTCAATCTTGGAGTTTTTTAAATGGCACCTAGTTTGGTGCTGGAAATGCAGTTGACCTTCAAAGCAATTCTTTGGAGGCAGCATCAATCCCTCTGGAAATACCTTGGTGGTATGGCTGGCCTTATTCTACAGGTAAGGAACCCGAAGCTAAGCATCAGTCACCCCATGAAGTCACAGTTACAGTTAGTATAGGTTGGAATTGGGATTCAAATCTGTACCTGACTTTGTAATTCCTGGCTGGGCCCCAGAATCTTTGATGgaagtttcttctttcttttcttttctttcctttctttcctctttctttcctttcctttctctctcgctttttctttctttcttttctttcttttattctttcttttctttctttctctctttctttctttctttgtttttttctctcctttctcacagaatcagaatctcttggggtggggcctgggcatctgatttttaaaaaccagacatCTGATGTGCAGTCAACACTGAGAACCCCTGCCAGCTTCATCTCCTCTTCTAAGTGCCAGACCCAAGTTTCCAACTGTCTGCCCACCTGTCTCCCCACCTGGGCACCCACCAGCATCTCACCCTCAGGAGACTCCAGCTGAACTCATCCTCTCTCCCTGCTTCTCCAGAACAGGTCCCACCCTCCCTCTACTCAGTCTGTCCTGCTGGGAACCGTGGTCATCTGCACTGtgccttccttcatcttccatcCTGCCAGTGCTGCCTGGTGTGTCTCTTAAACCCATGCCTCCTCTGTGTGCGCCACCTGCACTTTGGTAAAAGCCTTCATTTCCTGCTTGGGTTACTACAACGCCCCCTAACTCATCTCACTGTCGCTATTTctgcttctctgtctctccctagGCTACTCTCATtcttcctcccctttcctcttcATCCCAAAGTCCAACCCACATCCTTTTATCTGTAGGACTTAAGGAACTAAAGACTATCTCATCACccacttttcttcttaaaaacttCCACTGCACCACCTGCTGAGATGGCCTTCCTACCCAACTTGGCTGGAAAACTCCTACCCATCTTATGCAACCCAGTTCAAAAGTCACCacctctgagaagccttcccaGAGGCTCCTAGGGAGATGGGTACTGCCTCCTCTGTCCTTCTCCAGCACAGGCCCCATCTTCAATCGTAGGATTGTGCTGGAATGATTGGATGCCAAGTCTGTCCCTCACTGAACTCCTTATGCAAAATCACATATTATATGTTTCCTATTGCCAGGTGTGGGCCCAGGTGCTGGGGATACCGATGAATAAAACTGAGTTTCTGTCTTCAAGAAGCTCCAAGTCTACTGAGTGTAGCAGAGAACAGGGAGAAGGCACTTCAGAGAGAAGGCGTAGCACATGCAAAGCCCCCAGAAGTCAGGGACAGAAAGAAGCCTTAGGGATGTCTGTGGGGGAGGATGGAGGAAGAGGGTAACAGGAGACCAGGTGGGGAGATGAGGGAGGTGGTCTGGAAGGGCCATAAGACACCCCTCACGCTCCCTGAGACCCCTCCACGCTATGGAGATGGGACTGGAGAGGACCATGATCATTTGTGGCTCAGATCCCTGTGGGTTTCTTCAGTTTGGGTCTCACCCATCTTTACAGCCACAGCACCTAACACAGTGCCCGGCACACAGCAGGCCCTAAACGTTTGCCACATGAAGGCATGCCCACTGGGCCAGGAAGCCCATTGGGGACTGGGGGGTTGGTTCTGCGATAATGGGGTCCCTGAGATTCTATGTTTCAAGTGACTAAGCCTCACTCTGCCCCCACCTCTGCGGGGGCGTCCTGCAGGTGCCCGACTCCAGCCATGCTGGCGCTACTGTGTTCCTGCCTGTTCCTGGCAGCCGGTGCCTCCGACGCCTGGACGGGCGAGGACTCGGCGGAGCCCAACTCTGACTCGGCGGAGTGGATCCGAGACATGTACGCCAAGGTCACGGAGATCTGGCAGGAGGTCATGCAGCGGCGGGACGACGACGGCGCGCTCCACGCCGCCTGCCAGGTGCAGCCATCAGCCACGCTGGACGCCGCGCAGCCCCGGGTGACCGGCGTCGTCCTCTTCCGGCAGCTCGCGCCCCGCGCCAAGCTCGACGCCTTCTTCGCCCTGGAGGGCTTCCCGACCGAGCCGAACAGCTCCAGCCGCGCCATCCACGTGCACCAGTTCGGGGACCTGAGCCAGGGCTGCGAGTCCACCGGGCCCCACTACAACCCGCTGGGCGTGCCGCACCCGCAGCACCCGGGCGACTTCGGCAACTTCGCGGTGCGCGACGGCAGCCTCTGGAAGTACCGCGCCGGCCTGGCCGCCTCGCTCGCGGGCCCGCACTCCATCGTGGGCCGGGCCGTGGTCGTCCACGCTGGCGAGGACGACCTGGGCCGCGGCGGCAACCAGGCCAGCGTGGAGAACGGGAACGCGGGCCGGCGGCTGGCCTGCTGCGTGGTGGGCGTGTGCGGGCCCGGGCTCTGGGAGCGCCAGGCGCGGGAGCACTCCGAGCGCAAGAAGCGGCGGCGCGAGAGCGAGTGCAAGGCCGCCTGAGCGCGGCCCCCACCCGGCGGCGGCCAAGGACCCCCGAGGCCACCCTCTGCCTTTGAGCTTCTCCTCTGCTCCAACAGACACCCTCCACTCAGGTCTCACCTTCGCCTTTGCTGAAGTCTCCCCGCAGCCCTCTCCACCCAGAGGTCTCCCCTATACCGAGACCCACCATCCTTCCATCCTGAGGACCGCCCCAACCCTGGCAGCCCCCCACTCAGTAGGTCTGAAGGCCTCCATTTGTACCGAAACACCCCGCCCACGCTGACAGCCTCCTAGGCTCCCTGAGGTACCTTTCCACCCAGACCCTCCTTCCCTACCCCATAAGCCCTGAGACTCCCGCCTTTGACCTGACGATCCTCCCCCTTCCCGCCTTCAGGTTCCTCCTAGGCGCTCAGAGGCCGCTCTGGGGGGTTGCCTCGagtccccccacccctccccactcaCCACTGCTCCCGCGGCCGGCCAGCCGGTGCAGCGGAAGCCAGGCCAACTGCCCCGCGTCTTCAGCTGTTTCCCATCCACCGCCACCCCACTGACAGCTGCTCCTTTGGGGGATGTTTGGCAACCTTTGTGTTACACATTAAAAATTCAGCAATTCAGTACTGCGTCCGGGTCTTGGTTACTTTTTTGTTGGCTTGTTTTAGGCTTCTCTCCCAAGctgagctgttttgttttgtttttccttttttttttttttttggaagtggCAAACATACTTCCCAAATCCCTGCAGGACTTCTGCTtatcctctgcccccacccccctaATCCTGCTGGCAACAACGTTCAGCCACTGCTTGTCTTGACCTTCAGTGTGGCTCCAAGAGGAAGATCACCAGAATCACTCagggaagtttaaaaaaaatacagctccCTGGGCTACATCCCAGAGCTGTGGAATccaaagggagaagagaaagttAATTTGCGACAAGCCTCGGGATGATTCTGACACTGGACGCTCTGGCCTGAGAGGGGAAGAGGCCTTCCATCTCACCTGGGCTGGTAGCTTGTCACATCTGCCTCCGAGTACAGCCTTAGGTCCATTTCCCAGATATCAGA from Symphalangus syndactylus isolate Jambi chromosome 16, NHGRI_mSymSyn1-v2.1_pri, whole genome shotgun sequence encodes the following:
- the SOD3 gene encoding extracellular superoxide dismutase [Cu-Zn] isoform X1, producing the protein MPRTFARCPTPAMLALLCSCLFLAAGASDAWTGEDSAEPNSDSAEWIRDMYAKVTEIWQEVMQRRDDDGALHAACQVQPSATLDAAQPRVTGVVLFRQLAPRAKLDAFFALEGFPTEPNSSSRAIHVHQFGDLSQGCESTGPHYNPLGVPHPQHPGDFGNFAVRDGSLWKYRAGLAASLAGPHSIVGRAVVVHAGEDDLGRGGNQASVENGNAGRRLACCVVGVCGPGLWERQAREHSERKKRRRESECKAA
- the SOD3 gene encoding extracellular superoxide dismutase [Cu-Zn] isoform X2; its protein translation is MPPLCAPPALWCPTPAMLALLCSCLFLAAGASDAWTGEDSAEPNSDSAEWIRDMYAKVTEIWQEVMQRRDDDGALHAACQVQPSATLDAAQPRVTGVVLFRQLAPRAKLDAFFALEGFPTEPNSSSRAIHVHQFGDLSQGCESTGPHYNPLGVPHPQHPGDFGNFAVRDGSLWKYRAGLAASLAGPHSIVGRAVVVHAGEDDLGRGGNQASVENGNAGRRLACCVVGVCGPGLWERQAREHSERKKRRRESECKAA
- the SOD3 gene encoding extracellular superoxide dismutase [Cu-Zn] isoform X3; translation: MLALLCSCLFLAAGASDAWTGEDSAEPNSDSAEWIRDMYAKVTEIWQEVMQRRDDDGALHAACQVQPSATLDAAQPRVTGVVLFRQLAPRAKLDAFFALEGFPTEPNSSSRAIHVHQFGDLSQGCESTGPHYNPLGVPHPQHPGDFGNFAVRDGSLWKYRAGLAASLAGPHSIVGRAVVVHAGEDDLGRGGNQASVENGNAGRRLACCVVGVCGPGLWERQAREHSERKKRRRESECKAA